DNA sequence from the Methanofollis formosanus genome:
GCCGGAGGCGGATACTGGGAGATCTACGAGAAGAACCGGGACAACATCCTTCACCATGTCCTCCTGATGCACGAAGGCAAATATATCACCAGAGAACGTCTTCTCGACCTGAAAGATGCCGGAAAACTCTCGAACCTGGAGAAAAAAGGGAACAATATCTCTGATGCGGTCCTGGATCTCTACACGATCAAGGGGATCCGGGAGGCACTGCCCAGATGAGAGTGCACAACCGGGAATGGCTGATGAGGGAGGGGGGTGTCGTGGTGCTGGTCCTCGCCCTCTCGGTGCTGCTGCTCCGGACCGCACCGGAGGTGATTACCGGGCCGATACCTTCGTGGTCAGGGGTGCCGGCCGCGTTCTGTCTGGGCTTTCTGGTCCCCGGCGCACTGGCTCTGCTGCTGGAAGAGCGGACGAGGCCGGGCGGGGCGACGCTGCTCGCCCTCACCGTACCTCTCTTCTCTTTCTCTTTTCTTCACTCACCCGCACCGGCGTCCGTCGCCCTCCTCGCCGGCCTGGGCACCGGAGCAGCCGTGGCCATCGGTACCTTCTGGAAGAACCGTGCCGACATCCTTTCATGGACCGCCCGTTTCGTCGTCAAACTCTTCTCGGTCACCCTGGCGGTCGTCATCATCCTCCTGCTCGTCTCCGCACCCGTCCTCTCCCTGGGGGGCGGGTTGGCCGTTCTCCTCGCCCTCACGCTCCTTGTCCTCTGGAGCGTCCGCCGGGTTCGGAGGACAGAGACATTCATCCTGGGCCCTAAAGGGTCTGGAAAGACTCTCCTGCTCCTCGCGATGTACAGTCATCTCGTCAGGGAGTTCTCAGGGCAGAGAGAGGAGGTGATCTTCGCGGGGGACGAGGAGCAGATGCGGATCGAACACCTCCTCTCCGACCTGGAGGACGGAACCCTCCCACCTCCGACAGAGGAGACCGGCCTTGCGGTCTATCGACTTTCAGGGCGGAGGTTCCAGGTCGCGCCGGTCAGGACCGCCTTCATCGACTATGCCGGGAAGTACGCGGCCCCGCTCTCCAGGGCGGCATATGCCGACGCCCTGAAGAGGATCGCCGCCGCAGTCGGGGCCGAACCGCGCCGGGTCGAGGCGAAGATCAGGAGGTTCGAGTACCTGCAACACCTCAAAGAAGACCACGCTGCTGTGGTCGCCGGGGAGATGGACGCCCTCGTCCCGGTTTGCGTCCACCGGCACCTTGAAACGGCCGGGAAGGTGCTCTTCCTCATCGACGGCGATCATATCGTGGGTTTTCATCAGGACGGGCGGAGGGCGCTGACCCATCTCTTCGGGCAGTACTCGCGGGTGATGGAGGCCCTGGGTGACGATCGGGTCTACGGTTTTGTCGTCACCAAGACCGACAGGATCCGGGACCTTGCAGAGGTCGACGACGCATCCGAAGGGGCCGAGCGGATCGAACGCGAGATCTACCAGCAGCTTATCCAGATCAGCACTTTCAACGAGATCCATAACCGCGCCCTCTCGGTCCCGGTCTATTTCCTTGCGGTCAGCACTGATGCAACGCTCAGGCCGGCCGGGGCCGGAGAAGGCAACGGTCGGGAAGAGGTGCTCAGGCAACTCTATCCCTGGAGGATCGGCGAACTGGCGAGGTTCGGGTTCTGAAGCGTTCGTCTGGGAAGGGGGGAGAAAGAAGATGGGAGAGAGGGTCGAGAATGTTGTCGTCCTCCTCGTCGGGGTGATCCTTCTCATCGGCGCCCTTGCAACGACACAGCCCTTCCCTCCCTTCACCCCCGGGGAGAACGGAGAGGTGACGACCCCGGCGCCCACCCCCGAGAGCACCGATACGCCGGACACGACCAGAGAGATCTTTCGCTACGCCTCTGCGGAGTACGAGAACCAGACCTTCACCGTGCCGGTGAACGTGACGGCACCGCCGCTGACGGTCAGGTACACGGTCACCCCACGGTTGATCACGGAGGGCCCGGACCGTGTCCCCTCCCCTGAATCCTGGTTCGTGGTCAGGATCGTCGACGAGGAGGGCACCGTCGTCAGGGAAGACGGATACGGCACACCCGCCGGTGAAAAAGGAGGGTATAGCCGGAACGAGAAAGGAACGCTCGAGGTCTTTGCCACAGGAACCTACACCGTCGAGGTGAGGTTCAACGAGATGATCGCCGAGGTCGTCGTCGGGACCGCGGGGCCTCCTCTCATGTTGCCATCCCAAGGATCTCCTTCAGCCTGACCAGGTGCCCGACCTCGTTCCCGTCCCGGTCGGCGATGAGGTCCACCCAGAGTCTCGCGGTCCTGTTCCTCCCGTCCCGTGCGTTGACCCGGACCACCGAGGGCCGGTCGAGGAGGGCAGCGGCATGGATATCGTTGAGAAGCGTCATCCTGCCGAACCTGACCGGCGGGGACGACCGCCCTTTCATCACCAGCACGGCAGGCAGGGGTCTGAGAAAGGCCTCCTCATATCCCCACCCGGTGAGGCGGCAGGCAAACCAGTTCATGAAGATGATCCCGCCGTCCTTGCCGGTGAGGAGATAGGCGTCGTCGCGGGCCATCATCGAGAGGAAGGCGGTGCGCTTCTCCTCGTGATCAGGGTTGTCCAGCAGGAAGGTGTGGTACGCGTCTTCGATCGCAGCGCCGAAGGACGCTTCCGTGGAGGGCCAGACGACATACCCGATGGGCTCCGCTTTCCTGGCCCGTCCCAGGGGGTCGAGACCGGCGTGTGTCGCCAGGAAGACCACCGGGGTGTGCAGGCAGTGAAAGATAAAATCTGCAGTATCGATCCCGTCGAAGGTCGTCCTGAGGTCGATGTTCATCAACACCAGGTCGGGAGCCCCTTCCACCACCTGCCTGAAGGCCCCAGCCGGAGTGGCGGCCGTCCCGGTCACGCGGTAGCCGAGGCTGAGAAGCATCTCACCGATCTGTTTAGCAAGACCGGTATCGTCGACGATCAGGACAGCGGGCTTTATTTCAGACACTATATCACACGATCCCTCATGAAAAGGACATGCGACTATATTCTGAAAATAATATATATGGATTGCGCAATTCAGGCGTGCAATAAAGAACCATACAGATTTTGTTGGGATCGTCCCCGGGCGGTGACGACGAAGAAGGCGGCGGATGGATTGATGAACGGGCTGGATCTTCTCTGGTTGTGTGAAACGGCAGGTCGGCACCCAGATGTCTGGACTGTAGATGTCCTTGATCACGCTCATCATGACGGAACGATGGGCAAGAACACCGCTCAATCGCGGCCTCGCACCGGGGGGCGGCGATGAAACCGGATCTTCCAGATGCCCTCTCGAGGACGGGGACCCGCCCACACGCTGAAGCCCAGCTCAGAACAATGATCAATCGCGTATGCTTGCACCCCTGGTTCATGTCCGATTCTACAAAACTAAAAAAGGCCCCTGTAAAATTTGGCATGAGATGAGAGGAAGCCTCAAGCATACGGAATGAAAATTTCTCGTCGCTTGTTCTCTCATATTGAGACAGGAGAATCGGCGGAGACCTCAATCCTTCGCCGCACCCGCCCCATCTCCTCGCGAGACGGCAGGAACGATCATGCGAGAGGGGGCGGCACGTTTGGATCATCACCCCGGCCTCTTCGTCATGACCCCGAAGATAGAACCGGGACGAGAGATAGTTGCTCTTTTTTTCAGCGGAGCACACCGACCCTTGCCGTCCCCCGTCCTATCTTCTCGCGAGATAACAGAAAAGATTCAATGATCGGGGACGGCCTTTCTGATCGTCATGCCGCCCTGTCCCCGTGACCCCGGAGATAGAACCTGGACATGAGAGGGCCGATCCATTTGCAGCGGGAGCACACAATCTTCGCCGCCCCCCGTCTATCTTCTCGCGAGATGGCAGAACAGACGCTGTGACAGGGGGCGGCACGTTTGGATCATCACGCCGGCCTCCCCGTCATGATCCCGAAGATAGAACCGGGACATGAGAGGGCCAATCCATTTTCGGAGGGAACACGCGTGATGCCACCCTCACCCTATCTCCTCGCGAGATGGCAGGAACGATCGTACGAGAGGGGGCGACACGTTTGGATCATCACGCCTTCCCCCCCGTCATGACCCCGAAGATAGACCCCGGACAGGAGAGGAGCGATCATTCATCAGCAGGAGTACACCACTTCATCGCCGTCCCCCCTATCCTCACGTGAGATGACGAAACAGACTCGATGATGGAGGGGCGGCGATGGAGCGAGGTATCAACCAGTTCTCCTGTCTTAATATGGGAGATCAAGCGACGAGAAATCTTCATCGCGTATGCTTGAACCTCAGGTTCATCCCCGATTCTACAGGGCCAAAAAAAGAGAAGACCTCAGATCCCGCCCCGGCGTCGCCGCCATACCTCGAGCAGGCCGAAGCACCCGGTAAGCATCATGTCCCCGAAGGGCGCCGCCTGATAGGCGTCGGGCAGGAGACGGGCGCGGTTCGGGCCGGTGACCGCGATCGGCGTCTCGCCAATCGCTTCCCTCACGGCGGCGCCGTGCCCGCCGTCCTCGAAGACCTCCTCGTTGGTGAGGGTGCCGCCCTGCAGTTTCCCGAGGAAATGGGCGAGCCGTGCGGGGCCGAGGGAGGAGGTGTGGTGCTCGAAGAGCCCCAGCACCTCGGTGCCCTGCAGGGTGAAGGCGAGCGTGTGACCGTTGCCGACATTGACCAGAGTCACGCCGTCGCCGTCGGCCTGCTCCCTGACCCAGGGGTCGAGGAGAGCGCCGATCGCCGCCACCGCCCCAGTGTCGGTGACCAGGGCGCCGGGCGCCGCCGAGAGGACGGCCTGCATCCTGCTCATCGCCGGGTACGGCGGGTCGGGGGCCAGGGCGAAGAGGTCCCAGTTCCCTTCTTCCAGGAGTCTCCGGAAGACCGAGAAACGGAAGACCCGGTTCGAGATCTTCGGGGAGAACCCGTGGTCCTGGACGGCGATCGCCACCCGTTCGGGATAGGAGACGCCGAAGAGCGAGAGGGCGGTCTGGAGTTCGTGCGCCATATAGTCCCCGGTCCGCACCGTGACCGCGCCTTCCGGCGCCTCGTCGGCGACTTCGACTCCGAAGGCCGCCACCCGTGCCGGGTCGTCGTGGACCGTCAGGGCGGCCTCGGGCGTGGCCGTCACCCTGACGCCTGCGGCCAGGGCCTCCCGCACCGCGAGCACGCTCCCGCCCCCGCCCATGCACGCACCCTCCAGATGGATGGGGCGGCCGGACTTGGCGGCCGCACGGACGGCTTTGCCGACGACGACCGTCGGTGATGGGAGGACCAGTTTGACCGAGTTCTCGACCGGTTCGTCGGGATCGTACAGAAGGACGTCCTGTGTCCCCCGCCCGACATCGATGGCAAGGACCCTCCTGTCAACCATCGATCACGCCTCCAGCTTTCCCCTGACCTGCGGATCGCCGTGGTATTCCTTGAACCGTTTCAGGGAGACGGTCAGGTCGCGGGTAAAGGCAAAGTAGCCGATCTGCGTCTTTTTGCAGAGGTTCATCGCCATGTCGTACAGCCCCCGCGGGTCGGGCCGCGCCTCGCCGAGCCAGATATGGAAGATGTTGCCGCCGTCGACGATCGGGAAGAAGACGTGCTCCACCTCCATCCGTTTGGTGAGCGGGACATCGGCCCCGGGCGAGACATGGGTGCCGTTGGTGTAGTAGACCGGGAGGTCCCGCGTCGTCCCGCAGTCGGCGACCGCCGTCTCCGCGTCGCCCTGCATCACGCCGAGCGCCGCCTCCCTGAACTGGTCGTCGAGCATGTCCGCGACCGCAAAGCGCTGCCCGGTCGTCTCGGCCGGCGTCCGCGCCAGGGCGATGGTCATCCCGTTCTTCTCGGAGAGCGTCCGGGCATAGAGTTCCATTTCGGTCATCGCCCGCACCGCCATCTTGAAGGCCGCCTTCGACTCGTGGATCTGGTGACCGGTGTGGTACTGGACCATCTCGTTCACCCCCACGACCCCGATGGTGTAGACCAGGCTTTCGAGGTCGACAGCCACCGCGCCGCGCTCGCCGGTCTGCGGGTCTTTCGGCCGCTGCATCGCAAAGGGCATCCGGCCGTTCGTCCTGATCGTCTCCATCCACCGGCGTTTGACCTTGAAGACCTCGACGGCCACGTCCATCAGGGCGCGGAGTTCGGCGAAGAGCCGTTCGTCCTCGCCTTCGGCCTTGAAGGCGGCACGCGGGCAGTTGACCGAGACGACCTCCCAGGAGCCCATCGAGAAGTGCGAACCGTCCTTGAAGTAGAGTTTCTCCTCGAAGTGGTCGTCCTTCTCGTAGGTGGAGGAGAACTGGTAGGCGCAGCACTGGTAGCACGAGATCCCTTTCCCCGCGCCGCGGTACGGCGGGAGCTGGTTGTCGTAGTAGGGTGTCCCGAACTTGGAGGCCAGTTCGAAGGTGAGGAGATAGAGGTCCTGGTAGGACGGAAGGTCGGGGTGCGTACGGTTGAACGCCTCGTCCTCCTCCATGAAGTCGGGTTCGATGGAGATCTCGGGCTTCGGGAAGGAGAAGGGTTTCCCCCAGTAGTCGCCCTCCAGCATCACCTCCATCATCGCCTTGAAGAGGAGACGGACCTCGCGCTCGAACTCGCCGTAGGTCCGGAGAGGCGCCTGTCGACCGTCCCAGACCTTGCCCTTGAAGACGCAGGGCTTCTCCCGCCAGAGCGTCGGGACGCCAGGCGAGAGCTGGACCGAGGAGAAGACGAGCTGTCCGCCGCGGGCGACCATCATCTGGGTCATCTCGTAGACGAACATCTGCATCAACTGCCTCATCTCACCGTATTCCATTCCCTCGAAGTACGGGGCCATGAAGGTGAGGAAGTTGTAGTAGCCCTGCCCGCCGGCGAAGTTGGTCTGGGCGCTCCCGAGGGCCTTGACCGCATGGAGGACCGCGACCTCGGCGCGTCTGGCCGGCCCGGCGACCGAGGCCTTGGTGCCGTTGCCGTCGGGCATCAGCCCGTAGTAGAAGAAGTAGCGGAGATCCCAGTCCTGGCAGAACGGGCGCGTACCAAAGTATTCCAGGTCATGGATATGGAGGTCGCCGGCCAGGTGGCGGTCGGCGAGGTCGGGTGGGAGCTGGAGGAGGTACTGCTCCTTGGAGATCTTGTCGGCCTTCTTCTTATGCGAGGTCTCGGCGTTCTCCTGGAGGTTGGCGTTGTCGTGGGCCTCGAAGCCCCGGCCGACGTCGATGAGGTGGGCGTCGTAGACCGGGGTGCCGACCCTGGTGCAGACGTTCCTGTACTCCACCATCCCCCTCTCCAGGAAGACCATATTGACGATCTCGCGGATCAAGGCACCTGAAAGGAAACGCAGGCCCAGTTTGCGGATCCGCTCCTCGACCGCCTTGGCGATCTCATCGGCCTGCTCTTTCGTCGCCGGTGCATAGCCGTAGAAATGTTCGACAAGCCTGGTCTCGTTCTCGATCTGGGCGACGATCTTGGCGCGGTCCCACTCGAAGATGTGCCCCTCGGTGGAGCGGACCTTCGGGAGGGGCGGGACGAAGACACCGTCAAGCGTCGCCTGTTTGCTCTGCCGGTCCACCTTCACTCACCCGAGGCAAGACCGTCGACGAGTTCGCCGCGCACATGTCCGTCCTCGAAGAGGTCTGAGGAGGTGTAAAAGTCGTCCCCGATCCGGAGTACCGGGGCTTCGTTGACAAAGACGCCGTTCACTCGCATTTCGGTCAGTGACTCGGCAGATGAAAGGTCCTGCTCCTCATAGGGATAGCCCTTCTCGGTGAGATATGCCTTGAGGAGGTCGCAGTTCGGACAGAATTCAAGGGTATAAACAGTAAATTGCGGACATTCAGCCATGGAAAATACTCTCCCACGATCCTCTGGGGTGATCAGTTCAGCCCGTATAGTATCGGGATGATCCCATATGGATTGATCCCATCAGAATGGAAGACCTTCAGTGGGAGAGTGAATGAAGGTTGTGATCTCGTGCGATGGTGCTTTGTAGAATGGTGGCATATCATGCTGGTATGGTCCGGGCCTTTGTCGCAATAGAACTCTCTGAAGAGGTGAAAGAGGGGCTGCGGGACGCACAGGAGCACCTCGAAGGCTGCAGCGCGCGGCTGAAGATGGTGGACCCGGCGCTGGCGCATATCACTCTCAAATTCCTCGGTGAGGTCGAATCTGAGCGGATCGAGCAGGTGGAGGAGGCGCTGCGCGGGGTGCGGGGCGCGTCCTACACCCTCACGGTCGGCGGGGTCGAGGGGAGCAACCGGCGCCGCCCGCGGGTCGTCTGGTGCACGGTGTCGGACGGCGGCGAAACGGCCCGTCTGGCCGGGGCGGTGGAGAACGCCCTTGAACCGCTCGGCTTCGAGCGGGAGAAACGGCGGTTCACCCCGCATATCACGCTGGCGCGGGTGCGTGAGTTCGATCCCTCGCTCCTTGAGGCGATCGAAGACCTTGCCGGGGCCCAACCGGGATCGTGCAAGGTGCGGGCGGTCGCCCTCAAGAAGAGCACCCTGACCAGGACCGGCCCCATTTACGAGACCCTGATGGAGGTGCCCCTGAGTGAAGAGTGAGGTCGAGGAGGCGGTGCTCGGGCGGATCAGGCCCCGTCCGCCCGAACAACAGGAAGTCCTCGGGGTGGCCGAGGAGATCATCGGGGCGGTGAATCTCTCCGGCCGGGCCGAGGCGATGCTCGTCGGGTCGGTGGCACGCGGCACCTGGGTGCGGGGCGACCGCGACCTGGACATCTTCATGCTCTACGACCCGGCGCTCCCGCGCGAGGCGCTGGAGGAGGAGGGGCTCGGGCTTGCCAGGGACGTTGCCAAGCGGTTCGGGACCGACTGGCGGGAGAAGTACGCCGAGCACCCGTACATCAATGCGACGATCCGCGGGATGGACGTCGACCTGGTCCCCTGCTACCGGGTGGCGAGCGGGGCCGAGATCAGGAGCGCGGTCGATAGAACGCCGTTTCACACCCGGTATATCAGGGAGCGGATCGCACCCTTCGTCGAGGACGTTCTGCTCCTGAAACAGTTTACGAAGGCCGGCGGGGTGTACGGTTCCGACCAGATGACCGAGGGGTTTGCCGGGTATCTCTGCGAACTGCTGGTCCTCCACTACCGGGGGTTCACGCCGCTGGTCGAGGCCGCGGCCCGATGGCGGCCCGGCCTTTTCATCGACCTCGAAGGGCATGCGGCCAAGTCCTTCGACGACCCGATGGTGGTCATCGATCCCGTGGACCCGAAGCGGAATGTGGCGGCCTCGGTCTCCATCTCCAAGATGTTCGCCTTCGTCGAACTCTGCCGGGGGTACCTGGCGGCGCCGTCCGAGAACTTCTTTTTCCCGCCGCCGGTGGCGCCCTTCACCCTGGAGGAGTTCGGGGTCGAGGTCGCCCGCCGCGGGACGCACCTCTTTGCGGTCTCGTTCGAGACGCCGCCGTTCATCCCCGACGTCGTCGTCCCGCAGCTCCGCCGGAGCCTGGAAGGGATGCGGGCCCTCCTCGAACGTTCGGGGTTCGTGGTGAACCGTGCCGAGGAGGCGATGGGGGAGGAGCGGTGTCTGCTCCTCTTCGAACTCTTCAGCCGGGAGATGCCGGCGGTCGTCCGGCATATCGGCCCGCCGGTCTGGAGCCGGTCGAATGCCGAAAAGTTCGCGGGCAAGTGGCGCGAGTGCGAGCGGTTCGCGGGGCCGTACATCGAGGACGGCCGATACATCGTCGAGGTGGAACGGAAGTACACGCATGCCGCCGACCTCCTGGCCTCGCCCGAGGTGCTCGGCGTGGGCCTGGGCAAGCATGTGAAGAAGGCGATGGAGAAGGAGTGGGTGGTGCTCGAGGGCCTGGAGTGCTGGAGCCCTGAGTTCGCCGGGTTCCTTACAACGTTTCTGCAGAAGGAGACGCCCCTGACAAGGGTGTTGCGGGCGCGGACAGAGTGAGTGTTCTTTCGGGCGTGTAAAATTCCTCAGGACGGTCGTCCCTGTGGGGTGCTGGCCCCCCCTCCGGGCCTTACGCATCAGGGTAGAGGCAGGGGACGACACCCCCCCTCTTCAGGTGTATCAATGACGCCTTCTCAGGGGCCCAGGGGCCGGACCCCCGGCGCGTATGATGAGAGAAGGTGTGATGATCAGAGGTGCCACCCCGAATCGTCGAGATTTCCCTGCCATCTTGCGCCGGGGGGGAACCCCCCGGACCCCCCACGACGAAGATAGCCGGGGGGCGGCGATTGCGTAAGGTGCCCATCGATTCTCCTGTCTTGAAAAAAGAGCGATCAAGCGACGAGAAATGTTCATCGCATATGCTTGAACCGCAGGTTCATGCAAAATTCTACAAAAGCCGAAAAATGTTCGCGCCCTGGCCACTTCTGAGATCTGTTCAGGGACAATTTTCGGGGCCCATTCCTGGACCCCCAGAAACTGGTGAGAGAACAATTGGTGGAGAGAAGGCTTAGACCGCCTCCTCTCCCTCCTCGCCGGTCCGGACGCGGATGACACGCTCCACAGGCAGGACAAAGATCTTGCCGTCGCCGATCTGCCCGGTCCTGGCCGCCTTCGCAATGACGTCGACGACCACATCGACCCGTTCGTCAGGGACGACCAGTTCGATCCTGGTCTTGGGGAAGAAGTCGACGAGGTACTCGGCGCCGCGCCACTGCTGCCTGACACCTTTCTGCTGTCCTCGACCCTTCACCTCAGAGACGGTCATGGAGACCATCCCGATCTCTTCAAGGGCGACTTTCACGTCCTCGAACTTTGTCGGCCTGATGATTGCCTCGATCTTTTTCATCGCTCCACCTCTGTTGCAGGTTCGGTAGGCACGAAGTTCGGGTAGGCCGACATCCCGTGCTCACCGATGTCGAGCCCCTGGAGTTCCTCGGCGGCGGAGACCCGTATCCCCACGACCATCTTCAGGAGGCCGAAGAGGAGCAGGCCGGTGCCGAAGGCCCAGACGAAGTTGACCGCGACCGATATCGCCTGCACAACGAAGAACCCCATGTTGCCGTACAGGAGACCGGTCACGCCACCGTAGGTGCCGTCGGCAAAGAGGCCGAGAGCCAGGAGACCCCAGGCGCCGTTGATGCCGTGGACCGAGATCGCACCGACGGGATCGTCGATGTGAAGTTTCCAGTCCAGGAACCAGACGCCCAGGATGACAAGGGCACCGGCGACGATGCCGATGAGCACCGAGACCGGAGGACTGACCCAGGCGCACCCGGCGGTGATGGCGACAAGTCCGGCGATCGCCGCGTTGCCCGACATCGAGACATCGGGTTTGCCGTGCCAGGCCCAGGTGATCAGCATCGCGGTCACGAGGGACGCCGCCGCGGCCAGCGTGGTGTTTGCTGCAATGACCGAGATCCTGAGAGTGTCCGCAGCAAGCGTCGAGCCGCAGTTGAAGCCGTACCACCCGAACCAGAGCACGAAGACCCCGAGGATTCCCAGGGTCACCGAGTGGCCGGGGATCGCCCGGGGCGTGCCGTCTTTCGCATACTTCCCGATGCGTGGGCCGAGCAGGAAGGCCGCGGCCAGGGCAAGCCATCCGCCCAGAGCGTGGACCACGCCGGAACCCGCGAAGTCGAGGGCGCCGAGGTCGGCAAGCCACCCGCCGCCCCAGAGCCAGTGGCCGTAGATGGGATAGATCACCGCAGTGATCGCGGCGCTGGCGACGACGTAGGTCGAGAACTTGCACCTCTCCGAGACCGAGCCCGAGACGATGGTGGCGGCGGTCGCCGCAAAGACCATCTGGAAGAACCAGGACTGGATGGTCGTGACATCATAGGCGTCTCCAGTCAGGAAGAAACCCGACCAGCCGAAGAGCCAGTTCAGACCCTCCATCGTGCCGTACATGATGGCGAACCCGACCGCCCAGTACGAGAGGGCGCCGACCGAGAAGTCCATCAGGTTCTTCATCATGATGTTGGCCGCGTTCTTTGCCCGGGTAAACCCGGTCTCGACCATGGAGAACCCGGCCTGCATGAACATCACCATGAAGCCGCAGATCAGGATCCAGATGAAGTCCAGTACCGCACCAGGGTTTTCTTCAAGGGTCGCCGCACCGCCCGGGTCTGCCGCCGCGACGGGCGCGGCAAAGAAGCCCAGGCAGGCGAAGACCAGCAATGGCAAGAGTCTGTGTCCTGTATGCATGGATGTGTCGCTCCCTCCTCTGCGAGGAGATGGAAAGAAGTTTCCATCCCACGTATAAAAATATATGCACAGCGTCGGATACAATATATCTAACCCAGCATACCAATGCACCCCATGATCTCCCCCAGAGATATCCTCCGGCCCGGGCGCAACCCCCGGCAGGACCCCCACCCCCAACCCATATCGACAGAGATATAAAACGTGAGGCATTCACGATTCCATAGACCCCATGAGCACCGTCGCGGGGTCAACACCCCGGAGGTTGAACCATGGAAGAGTACGAAGACCCATTCTGCCAGAGCTGCGGAATGCCAATGAGAAATCCCGGCGATCACGGCACAGAAGAGGACGGATCCCCCTCCGAAGACTACTGTGTCCACTGCTACCAGCAAGGATCGTTTGTCGACCCGGACATCACGATGGAGGAGATGGCCGAGTTCTGTGCAAAGACGATGGCAGACATGAACATTATGCCCCACGATGGAGCAAGAGACCTGATGTACGCCCTTTTGCCCACCCTCAAACGCTGGAAGACCTGAAAGCCCGTTCGGACCCCACATATTGGATCGGCGAGATGATTTCCGGCAATGCCCGGGAATAAAACAGAAATATGACCTTGTAGAATTGCCCATGAACCCGGGCTCAAGCATACGGGATGAAAATTTCTCGTTGCTTGATCGTTCTTTTTCAAGAGAGGAGAATCGGTGGGGATCGTGTTTCATCGCCGCCCCCACCTATCTTCGTCGTGGGGGGTCCGGGGGGTTTCCCCCGGCGCGAGATGGCGGTGAAAATTCTGCGATGAGGGCGGCATTCTGATCATCACACTGCCCTCCGTCAATCGCGCCGGGGGAGCTGCCCCCTGACCCCCGGGATGACGACAGGGACGGGAAGGCG
Encoded proteins:
- a CDS encoding ammonium transporter; amino-acid sequence: MHTGHRLLPLLVFACLGFFAAPVAAADPGGAATLEENPGAVLDFIWILICGFMVMFMQAGFSMVETGFTRAKNAANIMMKNLMDFSVGALSYWAVGFAIMYGTMEGLNWLFGWSGFFLTGDAYDVTTIQSWFFQMVFAATAATIVSGSVSERCKFSTYVVASAAITAVIYPIYGHWLWGGGWLADLGALDFAGSGVVHALGGWLALAAAFLLGPRIGKYAKDGTPRAIPGHSVTLGILGVFVLWFGWYGFNCGSTLAADTLRISVIAANTTLAAAASLVTAMLITWAWHGKPDVSMSGNAAIAGLVAITAGCAWVSPPVSVLIGIVAGALVILGVWFLDWKLHIDDPVGAISVHGINGAWGLLALGLFADGTYGGVTGLLYGNMGFFVVQAISVAVNFVWAFGTGLLLFGLLKMVVGIRVSAAEELQGLDIGEHGMSAYPNFVPTEPATEVER
- a CDS encoding P-II family nitrogen regulator codes for the protein MKKIEAIIRPTKFEDVKVALEEIGMVSMTVSEVKGRGQQKGVRQQWRGAEYLVDFFPKTRIELVVPDERVDVVVDVIAKAARTGQIGDGKIFVLPVERVIRVRTGEEGEEAV
- a CDS encoding DUF1786 domain-containing protein, whose protein sequence is MVDRRVLAIDVGRGTQDVLLYDPDEPVENSVKLVLPSPTVVVGKAVRAAAKSGRPIHLEGACMGGGGSVLAVREALAAGVRVTATPEAALTVHDDPARVAAFGVEVADEAPEGAVTVRTGDYMAHELQTALSLFGVSYPERVAIAVQDHGFSPKISNRVFRFSVFRRLLEEGNWDLFALAPDPPYPAMSRMQAVLSAAPGALVTDTGAVAAIGALLDPWVREQADGDGVTLVNVGNGHTLAFTLQGTEVLGLFEHHTSSLGPARLAHFLGKLQGGTLTNEEVFEDGGHGAAVREAIGETPIAVTGPNRARLLPDAYQAAPFGDMMLTGCFGLLEVWRRRRGGI
- the thpR gene encoding RNA 2',3'-cyclic phosphodiesterase, with the protein product MVAYHAGMVRAFVAIELSEEVKEGLRDAQEHLEGCSARLKMVDPALAHITLKFLGEVESERIEQVEEALRGVRGASYTLTVGGVEGSNRRRPRVVWCTVSDGGETARLAGAVENALEPLGFEREKRRFTPHITLARVREFDPSLLEAIEDLAGAQPGSCKVRAVALKKSTLTRTGPIYETLMEVPLSEE
- a CDS encoding response regulator, whose protein sequence is MSEIKPAVLIVDDTGLAKQIGEMLLSLGYRVTGTAATPAGAFRQVVEGAPDLVLMNIDLRTTFDGIDTADFIFHCLHTPVVFLATHAGLDPLGRARKAEPIGYVVWPSTEASFGAAIEDAYHTFLLDNPDHEEKRTAFLSMMARDDAYLLTGKDGGIIFMNWFACRLTGWGYEEAFLRPLPAVLVMKGRSSPPVRFGRMTLLNDIHAAALLDRPSVVRVNARDGRNRTARLWVDLIADRDGNEVGHLVRLKEILGMAT
- the cca gene encoding CCA tRNA nucleotidyltransferase — encoded protein: MKSEVEEAVLGRIRPRPPEQQEVLGVAEEIIGAVNLSGRAEAMLVGSVARGTWVRGDRDLDIFMLYDPALPREALEEEGLGLARDVAKRFGTDWREKYAEHPYINATIRGMDVDLVPCYRVASGAEIRSAVDRTPFHTRYIRERIAPFVEDVLLLKQFTKAGGVYGSDQMTEGFAGYLCELLVLHYRGFTPLVEAAARWRPGLFIDLEGHAAKSFDDPMVVIDPVDPKRNVAASVSISKMFAFVELCRGYLAAPSENFFFPPPVAPFTLEEFGVEVARRGTHLFAVSFETPPFIPDVVVPQLRRSLEGMRALLERSGFVVNRAEEAMGEERCLLLFELFSREMPAVVRHIGPPVWSRSNAEKFAGKWRECERFAGPYIEDGRYIVEVERKYTHAADLLASPEVLGVGLGKHVKKAMEKEWVVLEGLECWSPEFAGFLTTFLQKETPLTRVLRARTE
- the nrdD gene encoding anaerobic ribonucleoside-triphosphate reductase; translated protein: MDRQSKQATLDGVFVPPLPKVRSTEGHIFEWDRAKIVAQIENETRLVEHFYGYAPATKEQADEIAKAVEERIRKLGLRFLSGALIREIVNMVFLERGMVEYRNVCTRVGTPVYDAHLIDVGRGFEAHDNANLQENAETSHKKKADKISKEQYLLQLPPDLADRHLAGDLHIHDLEYFGTRPFCQDWDLRYFFYYGLMPDGNGTKASVAGPARRAEVAVLHAVKALGSAQTNFAGGQGYYNFLTFMAPYFEGMEYGEMRQLMQMFVYEMTQMMVARGGQLVFSSVQLSPGVPTLWREKPCVFKGKVWDGRQAPLRTYGEFEREVRLLFKAMMEVMLEGDYWGKPFSFPKPEISIEPDFMEEDEAFNRTHPDLPSYQDLYLLTFELASKFGTPYYDNQLPPYRGAGKGISCYQCCAYQFSSTYEKDDHFEEKLYFKDGSHFSMGSWEVVSVNCPRAAFKAEGEDERLFAELRALMDVAVEVFKVKRRWMETIRTNGRMPFAMQRPKDPQTGERGAVAVDLESLVYTIGVVGVNEMVQYHTGHQIHESKAAFKMAVRAMTEMELYARTLSEKNGMTIALARTPAETTGQRFAVADMLDDQFREAALGVMQGDAETAVADCGTTRDLPVYYTNGTHVSPGADVPLTKRMEVEHVFFPIVDGGNIFHIWLGEARPDPRGLYDMAMNLCKKTQIGYFAFTRDLTVSLKRFKEYHGDPQVRGKLEA
- a CDS encoding glutaredoxin family protein; this translates as MAECPQFTVYTLEFCPNCDLLKAYLTEKGYPYEEQDLSSAESLTEMRVNGVFVNEAPVLRIGDDFYTSSDLFEDGHVRGELVDGLASGE